The sequence GATATTTCTATATTTACCACTTCGGCTTTTATTGTTATGGATATTATTAATACAGTGAACATATGTTTACTCACCTAAAATAGCGAAGAACCAAAAATTTTTATGCAACGCTAGTGAAAAATTTAACTAATTTACTCGTCCCTTTAAAGGCTTTCTTATTTGTAAAACTAAATTTCTACCAAATCCAAAATAACTCACCCTAATACCCAAGATAACTTAAATACTTGTTATATTCCTCCAATCTGCTCCTAATCAGCGTGTCATTCGGGTCTAAGCGTATGGCATAATTAAAATAAGCCCTTGCCTTTTTAAAGTCTTTTCTCTGGTCGTATGCGTGACCAAGTTTTTTTACTATGTAGAGCATTCCAGGAGTCTTTTTATTAATGTCTTCCAGAATCTCTATGGATTTTTCCTGTTCATTATTTAAGCCATAGGCACATGCCAGCTTATATCTATAGTTCAAGTCGTCTGGATTCCTTGATACAAGTTTTTCATAAATTTTGACTGCTTCCTCATATCTTTTTAGTTCAAAAAATAATTTTCCTTTTAAATATAAAAGATTATCTTCTAAAGCCTCTCTTCTGACATCCTCTACCTCTTTAATATCTATACTGTTTAGCACATCCATGCTGTCAAAATATCTTCCCTGCTGAAAATATGTATAAGCAATGTGATACAATATGTCAGCAGATTTATTTCCATTTTCATACTCCGTTTTTAGCAGTAGTTCTGCTTTATCAAATTCTTTATTCTTATAGTATCGGATTACTCTTTCTACCCAATCAGTATCCTCATATCTTACTTCAACCCGCTCATTGTAGGAAATAATATTGCTATTTCCATTCCTTAATACCTCTTCGAAATCCCTTTTTACTTCCCTCACATTCTGATACCTTTCTTCAGGGTTTCTTTTAAGTAATTTCATGATAATTTCTTCAACCGATTCAGGTATATTATCATTTATCTCTCTTGGCCTTGGATAAGGCATATTATTTATTAATTGATTGGCAGTTTCATGAGGAGTTCTTCCAGTTAAAAACTTGTATAAAAGCACTCCCAATGCATATATATCCGAGTTAAGATACCTGCGGTTTGACCCAGCCACTTCTGGAGCCATATAAGCCCAGGTGCCTCCACCATCAATTGTCTTTATAAATAAATCTTCTATTAATTTACTTGTACCAAAATCCGTTATTTTCACTATCTTCCCATCCGTTAGAATATTCTGAGGCTTTATATCCCCATGGCAAATATGCTTTGAATGGATATATTCTACACCATCAAGTATCTGCAAAAATAATTTATAAATTTCTTCAAATGTCCTAGGACTCTTAAATCCCGTTTCACATAACTCGTCTGATAGTTTATGCCCGTTAAAATACTCCATTTCAATTAGAAAAACTCCATCTACCCGCCCCATCCAATATAGCGAAATAACATTTGGATGATGGCTATCGACAAATTCTTTACCTTCAGATAGAGTATTATCTCCCCGTTCCTGGTCCTTAGGTATTTTGAGTGCCACTGTTTGCCTATTTTCAAGGTTTACAGCTTTCCATACATAACCAAAGGAGCCTTCATCAATAAACTCTTTCAATAAATATTTATCTCCTATACTCATATCTACCTGTGGATGAAAATTAACTGCTTTTTTCTTCATAATTAACCTACCTCTACCCATTGATTTAGCGTTAGATTATCAATATTGCCTGAAGCAACACAACGATAAACCAGATAGGTCGTTTTCAAAGCATTTATTCCTCGTACATATGTACCATCATTTCTCTTAAAGCCATTATCCAGTATTGATATATATTCTTCAATATCTCCTGGATTTTCCCCTGCATAACTCCAATATACAAACAATATAATAGGTACATTTCCGCCCAACTGGTGATAAGCAAGAAGCAGATTTTGTATCTTTTCCTTGATTTTTAAATCTTTTCGTCTATTCTTTTCATATCTTTCAAATTCACAAATCAATATAGGGCTATTATCCTCTTTTGAATACCAAATAGAATCTGGTCTTACTTCGTTAACTTTTATTTCGTAACTGGCCTGGCTCTCTGCAACCATTTGTCCATAGTAGCTTCTTTCAGAATATGGAAATACAGGACATTCAGAAAGGGATGTAACCCCGTCAACGAATCTTCCTATTGCGGTTATATAATTAAGACCTACAGTGTGAACAGTTTCTGAATAGTCTCTTATCCCGAATTTTGTCATCATAGGAAACATTTCGTTCCTAATATTTCCTTCTTTAAATTCTTTTTTTATGAAATCAATGATTGTTTCCTTATTCATTGAATACGCCCCATTCCTTGATAACTTCAGGGGATTCTCCACCATGTATAAGCGCTTTTGTTCCAACTTTTACTAACAGCGGTGCAGGTATTGACCTACCATTTATCAATGCTTCTCCCGTTGATAAAGATGGCAATTCTTCAATATCAGATGATGAAAACATATCTGACGTTCTTGCAATAAACCTCTGGTCATCTGGATTCTTTAACCTCATTGTAATGATTGTATTACATTGCGATGTGACATCAGGATCCAATTTCGATGGTCTTTGAGAAATAATTGCAAACCCTGTACCAAACTTCCTTCCTTCTGCCGCAATCTTCTTGATAATTTTTTTAGATATGCTTGGAATCCCCGCAGGTGCAAAATTATGCCCCTCTTCATAAACAAGAAAACATGGCCTTATCTGTTTTTTCTTATCCGATGCTGCCCTCATAATCTCACTGGATATCAATGCTGTTATAATTTGTTTAGCATCGTCAGATAAACCTTGCAAGTCTATTATTACAAGCCTTCCTACGTTATTTCCCTTTTCTCCGACCATCTTATAAATATCTGTCGGCTCACCGATAGCCCTTGTATAAAAACTCCTTGCTTCATTGATTACTCGGGTTAATTTCATGGAAGCCACTGCTGCGCTTCTATTATTCAGCGCTTTTGCCTCACCTTCCGTCAAATTATCCCAATTCTTTAGTTCCTCAAGCCCCTGTTCGTCAGAAAGGAGATATGTTAAATCCTGAATATCCCGAGGCGGATTATTATATTTTGCTTTCCAATACCTGATTGCAACATCTAATACTCTTTCCTGGGCCTCTGTTAAACCTGGAAGAATGGAAGATAAATCATCCATGTCAAATCTATCGAATTGAAGTGCCAGGTGATGATTTTTTGCACTGTATTTATAATCAAAGGAATCCATTTGCGGAGTATATACTTTAATTCCTCCACCAGCCTTTATTAATTTTAAGAATTGTTCCTGAATTCTTTGAATACTTTTCCTTTCCCTTTCATCCTCAATAAAATCAAGATTGTTATTAAAATGTATCTCTCCCTTTTCAAATGCTTTTCCATATTCTCCATGAACGTCAAAAACTACTACTGTTCCATTCATTTCTGCTACAAGCCTCTCAATAATTCTACCCACAGTGTATGATTTCCCTGAACCTGTCATTGCCAGCACAGCCAAATGTTCTGTAACCAGTTTGTTTACATCGAGATAAACAGGGACTATATTACTTCCCTTGTCGTATCCAATCAAATTGCCTATGTTAATGCTTACATTCTCATCAAACTTATAAAACTTTGACAAAAACTCATAATCAACTCCATATACCTTTTCCCCTGGGTTAAGGGGTCGCCTGGGTATTTTTATCTGCCCATAGTTATCCCTGTACCCTACCAGTTCTATGGTCCCAAATAAAGTCTCCCCAGTAACTTGGGCACCTGGTAATATCTCAAGAGATGACAGCCCCTCCCCCATATTGGAGTTATATAAAATATTGCTTCTAGATATGGATACAATTCTTCCGAGAACATATGTATCACCATCTTCTTCCGATTCTCTATGCTTTATTTTTACAAATTCTCCTCTTTTAGCAGAAAAACTGTTTTCGAGAGCAATCTTTAAATCATTAGGATTGCCCGTATTGCCGATAAGTTTGCCTATGTATTTATCCACTACAATCACCCCTCCTCCTTAATCCTCAAACACATCCAAATCTTCTTTCCAAATGCTTTCCAATGCCTCACTTTGGAGCATCTCCCTGGCTTGTGTTTTATAGTATTCTAAAATCACATTTTTCCCGTTATTTGTGGCCTCAACTGGCTTTAAAGCATATTTGGCATACCATAATGGCAGTGGCAGTGCTTTTTTCTGGTCAAATGCAATCAGGGATATAATCTGAGAAGCCAGTTTATCCAGCATTTCAGATGACCAATCTTTTACGCCCCCTAATACTTCTACCAGAAGTGGTGGTGTAGTGTTTCCTGCCTTAATATGCATGCCCATTAATCCCACATCTCGTAAAGTTTCAGGCTCCAGCCTATTATCCTTATTTAAGCCATCATATTGAAATGCTGCTGTCCTTGTTCTTTTTACAAGAATACCTGTTAGCAGCCTTTTAATACCTACATCTTGAATTTTGGGCATTTGTTCTTCCATCTTTTTTATTATACTATTGTCTACATCATCTGGAATATAGACTAAATTATCCTCAGTAAGTGCATATATAATCGCACCAAACCTTTTTGTTCCTACTGATGCGATTTTAATTCCATTTTCATTAAAAGGGTATACCATGTCCTTATATTTATCCCAGAAAAACTTAATGGTCTCCCTGCATTTATCATAAACTTTTATAGTATCCTTTCTATCTTTAAGGGGAGCATCCGAACGCTCAAGTACTAAAGGTACATCAACCAAAACGAGTTCAGGCTTTTCATCATCTTCCATCAAGTCAGACAAGAGTTTATAGATATTGATAATATCTATAAACTTCAACTTTTTCTGATTATCCAGGTCATCTATCTCATCTACATCAACGATACTTTCCTGTCTTGTCTTATAAATAGAACCTTCATCTATTAGAATATCCTGTCTTACTGCCCCAGCAACATATAGCATACCGCCAAATGCATTGGAAGTCCTATTGGTTGCCGCAATACCTGATGCCTTGATAGTAAGAGGGGCTATTAATTCTATATTCCTAACCACCCCACTTTCCTTTAGGGCAGGGGCTATTTTATCGATAAATCTCATTTTAGATGACAACCTGGAAACCGTGGCTGGAAGGCCTAATTGAATATTAGCCACTATGCTTTGGGATATTGGAGTACTATTTTCTTTAAATCCATCCATCTTTCTTTTCTCCCCTTTGTTTTACAGCATTGATAAAGGATTTCAATTTCCTTTCTTTAACTACAGTCATACCCTTGCTTAACAATCCATTCTCGTTAATATATTGATTTGCTACCAGGTCTTGATATCCTTGCTTGGCAGTTTCTTCATCAATGAAAACTCCAAAATATTTATGAATTATACTTGACAGACACTGACTTAAGTCAATACCAGCCCCTGTCAGGATAATCAAATAAATATGAATATCATCTAATATAAAATCTTTTGTTTCTACCAAGGATTCTTGTTTAACATCCTCAGCAAGGAGCAGGGAATTAAAAAGAGCCTTTAATTTATCTTCTAACTGAATCATTTTATAGTCCAATAACGGTAGGGTGACTACCGTTACTAGACCTGTTCCCGTATTCTTCCTGTAATGAATTCCAAATTTCTTCCCATTTTGTTGAAATATAACATCTTTTGCTGTGGTATCAATCAAAAAGCCTATCGGAATTCCCTCATAATTATCATCTGTTCTACTTATTCTTATATCTACCGATGAGTGAAGGATTTCCTTTAAATTCATTTCGGTCCAGGAAGGTGTAAGTATTAACTGGTTTTTATTATCCTCCAGCCATGTGTTAAGTAAGTCTAACTGTTGTTTGTTTAGTTTACTTAATAGAATTCCAGGCAGAACTAAGACTCCAGTTTGCAGTGAATTCATCTGGGTTACCTGGCAGTCATAAAAATCCTTAAGAAGCCTGTATTCTGTTCTATTCTTATATTCATCTAATATTTGAATAGCCATCACAGTACCTCAACCTTTGTCCGAATGAGTTTCACCGATTCTAACTCACGCTTTTCCTCAAGGTAGTCATCCCAGTTAATATCCCCATCTTTTTCCACTACCTGCTTAAAGAAACTAAATGTAGTTTTCTTAATTAATGGTGAGTTCTTAAAGAATGATTCACCTTCACTTGCAAGCAAATTCATTTTATTCTGTATCTCTTCTTTTGTAGCCGCATAAGTTTCCTCTTTTGGGTACTCTTCCGTATTTATCTGCGCGGATACGGGAGGTTTTCCCTGTACTCTGCATATCTTATCTACAGTACTTATCAGCAAATTATCATAAAACTCATTCTTCTTTGTCCTTGCTAAATTCATTACATTTGTTTTATAGCCTTCAATAAGCCCTACACACTGCTGCATATCTTCTACCCTCTTTTTAAGAAGCGCCAAAAATTCATCAGGCTTACTCAGCATAACTGGCTCGTTATCTTCAATCTCCTGTTCAAGACCGCCGTTTACAAATAACTCTATTTCCTTAATACAGTTGCTTAAATTCTTCACCTCAGTATGATTCCTTAATTTTTCTGGAGCATCAGAAAAATAATCAACCCACTTTTTGCTTTCAGGTAATTTCTTATAACAGTCAATGATAGAAGTAAAATTCTTATAAATAGCCCTATACTCACCTATTATTCCTCTATCATTAGCCCACTTTAATGCATTGTTCTCAATAGGTTCTAATCCGCAGGCATTAAGAATATCTTCAATTCGCTTATATGCTCCACTAAAATCCCCATCTTTTAACTTATATGCTAATGTATTTATATAGGAAACCATAGTCCCTGTACCCGATATAGTCATCTTTTCGTAATCTGTTGAGTTCTCCAGTTCATTACAATACTTTTGCAGTATATTCGTTATCGGAGAAATAGGAAGCATGAATCCGCCATACTCACAATTTTTCTTGATTTCTGCAATTTTATCTGTAATACTCTTTACTGCTGGGTCCTTTAAGGTATTAATATAGTCTATAAACAATCTTATATGCCTTACCCTAAACCACAAGGGCTTCTCCTTATCATCAATTTTAATATCCTTTATGATGTTTGGATTATAGGTTTTGATATTATTCCACCCATCACTATCATATACTTGGTAGCAAATCCCAAGGAATTTCTCAATCTTCGAAACAACATCCCTGAATTTTTCCATATTCTTATCATCTCTTTTTGATAACTTATCAATATTAATGCTGTCCTTAATTTTTTCAGCCTCTTGAAGTTGTACTTTATAATAAGGTACCTGATTCTTCTCAAGGACATCCAAATAAGGACCGTTGATAACCTTCTTCATGCTGTCAATTTCTTTCTTGCAGTCATCTTCCAGCCATTTTTTAACTACAGAATACCTGCCGTCCAACTCATAATTGGATATTCTCTCAATAAAACCGTCCTTGGTTTTTAGCAAAAGATTTAGCCCCATCATAAACTCTATCCACTGCTCTAGAATGCGTTTCGGCTTTACCTCATGTATAAGGCTGAAAAAAAATTTATTGCCGTAATCAGCCATGGATTTGTTGCTGTTTCCATTAAACTTCAGTATTCTGTTCATACATGCGGGTATATTTATGCTGTATCTATTTTCATCCTCATGAATGAATAAACCTGTTTCCTTATATCCTTTTCCCTCATTCATTCTGCCTATGGCGGTTGACTTCAAAACGTTCTTTAACTCCGTATATTCTGCATCAGGCAATCTCACATCTTTTTTGCTTCCAAGTTCCTCAAAATCAATGCCGTGGATGAGCATTCGCTTATAAGCCTTTGACAGCAGCGCTATTTGTTTCTCATCATGTTTCTTATAGATGATAGGTCTTAATATCCAGCCTTCCTCATCTAATTTTTCAAACCATTCTCTTGCCTTTAAGTTAAAATGGTCCCTGATTTTTCTGATTCTATCCCTAAAGGTAGAAGTAATAACGTTCCTGTTCTCCCTTATATCCAATATGTCCTTATCTATGGACATGACCTCTAAAATATCCTTTTGAAGTCTGGTTATGTTGACAAATATCAAGCACTTTCCTATGCCTTCATACTTTTCTTTTACAAATTTCTCCGTGTAATCTGCACTAATAACAGAATCAGAGATTACAATTATAGGATGTACCCCATCTTTTAAAAGCCTGCTATCTAACAGTACATCTTTTAGTTTCTCTTCATCCTTGCCCCAGATAATATCTACTATTCTGTCCTTATGAACATCAAGATATGGTCCTGCTTCTACCTTGGTCCTGACACATTCAACGCCATTGATAGTATAGAAACTTTCTTCAGGGTAATTTATCTCTAAAGCCCTGCAGGCACCTGAAAGAACCCTTTTTACTTCCTCTTTTCTATTTTTGCTCCTTTCTTTTACTAACGCTT is a genomic window of Koleobacter methoxysyntrophicus containing:
- a CDS encoding serine/threonine-protein kinase translates to MGRGRLIMKKKAVNFHPQVDMSIGDKYLLKEFIDEGSFGYVWKAVNLENRQTVALKIPKDQERGDNTLSEGKEFVDSHHPNVISLYWMGRVDGVFLIEMEYFNGHKLSDELCETGFKSPRTFEEIYKLFLQILDGVEYIHSKHICHGDIKPQNILTDGKIVKITDFGTSKLIEDLFIKTIDGGGTWAYMAPEVAGSNRRYLNSDIYALGVLLYKFLTGRTPHETANQLINNMPYPRPREINDNIPESVEEIIMKLLKRNPEERYQNVREVKRDFEEVLRNGNSNIISYNERVEVRYEDTDWVERVIRYYKNKEFDKAELLLKTEYENGNKSADILYHIAYTYFQQGRYFDSMDVLNSIDIKEVEDVRREALEDNLLYLKGKLFFELKRYEEAVKIYEKLVSRNPDDLNYRYKLACAYGLNNEQEKSIEILEDINKKTPGMLYIVKKLGHAYDQRKDFKKARAYFNYAIRLDPNDTLIRSRLEEYNKYLSYLGY
- a CDS encoding helicase HerA domain-containing protein, translating into MDKYIGKLIGNTGNPNDLKIALENSFSAKRGEFVKIKHRESEEDGDTYVLGRIVSISRSNILYNSNMGEGLSSLEILPGAQVTGETLFGTIELVGYRDNYGQIKIPRRPLNPGEKVYGVDYEFLSKFYKFDENVSINIGNLIGYDKGSNIVPVYLDVNKLVTEHLAVLAMTGSGKSYTVGRIIERLVAEMNGTVVVFDVHGEYGKAFEKGEIHFNNNLDFIEDERERKSIQRIQEQFLKLIKAGGGIKVYTPQMDSFDYKYSAKNHHLALQFDRFDMDDLSSILPGLTEAQERVLDVAIRYWKAKYNNPPRDIQDLTYLLSDEQGLEELKNWDNLTEGEAKALNNRSAAVASMKLTRVINEARSFYTRAIGEPTDIYKMVGEKGNNVGRLVIIDLQGLSDDAKQIITALISSEIMRAASDKKKQIRPCFLVYEEGHNFAPAGIPSISKKIIKKIAAEGRKFGTGFAIISQRPSKLDPDVTSQCNTIITMRLKNPDDQRFIARTSDMFSSSDIEELPSLSTGEALINGRSIPAPLLVKVGTKALIHGGESPEVIKEWGVFNE